From the Helicoverpa zea isolate HzStark_Cry1AcR chromosome 27, ilHelZeax1.1, whole genome shotgun sequence genome, the window AGGCAACGTGGCGGTCGCTGGTGAGCTGCCAGTCGCCGGTAACACCGCTCTGTATGGACAGGTGCCCATCATGGGCGCTGTGAGCTTCAGCGGTCCTGTGGCTGCTGCTGGTTCCGTGTCCATCTCCGGACAGTGCGCGTGCGGCTGCAACGCCCCTCTCACTACTCCCGTGTACTGCTGAAACAGCAATTTCTGTCATGTGAACAATAAACCATTATGATTTGGGCATACTTACCTTTTTTATTCTTTGACTGACTGTTAAAACCCAACACTACAGTGAAAGTTTAAGACATAACATATGAAAATCTCCTGTCTCGCAAACTATGCCAAAAACCTTCGTGTAGTGTATGTGGCTGCAACACTACCTGTGTAAACCATTCTGGTATTCTATCATAGTGTCAGACGTAAAGTAAATATCTACTGAAAAATTTGATTTGATAGAGACAATAGTTCGTTTGATTAGTGTAGAGAGATAAGAAGTAATATTTATACGACAACGAcgataacaaatatttatacgtgaaaaatatacacacaacaaaaaattaagaaaaataatacacaaaaaattCATAGGGTAAGTGGAAATCCACGAGACGTCTCTGGAAACAGCCCTTGATCAGCATAAACCATTACCCCATGCAACTAAAAGTCCCGGCACTGGTTTTCAGCCCCAACCGATCATTCAATCAGCCTAGCCATTTACTTTAGGAATTGGCTAGACTTCtgaggcctctgcctcgaattttgcgggcagcggggcggcagcggcggcggcgcgggagcggggcgggcaacgcatacctgttctcgaaactagcgggcagatcgcgcggcgctatagtagtgtagtgttgtgttctgttgtgtttgctgttccatatgggtgtcctctcaaagatggccgaaataattagctcttgcacgtccgaagacattttgatacgtcacaaaaaaaatgtataacattatgcctacaatgcagacgcccaacgcgggcggtcaccgcttgactggagcgcaccgctcgttgcccgccgccgcgccgctcccgcgccgctgtattcgagggccgttccatttgattatacgcgtaagatcctgccgctcccgcgccgccgccgccgccgccccgctgcccgcaaaattcgaggcagaggcctgaTGGTCGTCCAATGTTATTGTCATAATAGCCGCTGCCTTTGTCAAAAGCTTACTATCAGAAAATGCAATCAGTCAACGCAAATGGAAGAAATGTGTGAAAAATAGACCAAAAACTCTTATGCTTATAATTAAAATGACCTAGATAAGGGGGGGGGGGATTACATAGCAATAGGTTTctacataaaatacatactCTATTGGCcgttatataattaatattacgcTTAACTAATTGCAATCACAATAATTTCATCGCACGCTTTCAATGACCTGCAGTAACATgatctttgtttatttataagactCGTGCCGCATCGTGTGTGGTCtcaccatagatataatattactaaacaagattgcgcacgctcaaaatatatatttacgaaaatgaactctattctaacgcaataaggtactaaattggttgcataatacacagaggcaaatccgagccaagagggatagttcgaacggaggctgtttgtctctttctaacaccttgccagcataaaaaaaatgttgtgatcaaaagttttgtcttcccaaaaacaattgaatcacttatatttttatcttattttaacaattgtaagtcaacaaattaataacaatcgcattaatttattcgtatttattattaaaacataaacaacataaatttttattttactttttttattttctagcggtaaccctgaacattcttggcgcgtaatcagcatttaaaattttgtttatatttttttgtattaaatcaatttaaactattaaaatggtgaaaaagtgttgcgtttctacttgcaaaagtgaatcctatggtggttgcaatatatcgttccacaggttagctaataataacattttcgtaaaccaaacaactagggtgcccatgaattcttgtaacgagtcaaaatatgggtgatggattttaaaactgttgtactattgttatagcttcccaaaaaatgaagaaaggcgacataaatggctcagcagtctatatatgaagtagaaatacaaaaaaaaacagtcttcacttcgaatcttcctgcttttatactgctaatttccgctaattattaaaagcctttattagtatcttaaggtcacaaactgcgtaagttaaaactacaatactaatctgtgtttaataatcttagcaaattcggatttgtctcacatagcttaatctcatagtcaccctattagaaagggacagacagcctccgtactaactgtttcactcggctcgttttttgggtttatatgcgcagtcctgtttactaatattatgtctatgggtcTCACTGacataattacaaataatttagaATGCacgtatcttttgtttttttttttttttttttttttttttttaatataggaAACATATCATGTATTTCTTGAGAACGTGTAGATTGATTTCGAAAGTTTGCttttttgtgaagtcggttacttttgttaaaaaatattatttttcgtaTGAAAAGATCTCAGAATTTGATCCGAAAGAATTCATGAACATTTCTCAAATTTAAAGTAAGTGTGAAAGAaaaattgatattatatttgacttcacattttttatttttgtacatgaATTAATCCCTTGATTCGACTCTCTATGTACATAGGTCAGTTTTGCCTCCATGtttgataattaatttaacCTAGAGACATCATTGGAATCAAGGGATCTACTTATGTTTGAAAATTGTTGGTAACAATAAAAAGACAACATGTTCATTGTATCGTTTTATTTCATCGACGGAATAAGAACGTTAGTTTTGTGTTCCATATCACTTTTTAGTTCCAGCAGCCACAGCCTCTGCCAGCAATACCACTGCGGAGACCGAGACCTGAACCAATTCCAGCTCCATAGGCAGCAGCTCCAAAACCAGCAGCAGGGCTGATGGCTCCCAAGCCAGCACCATAAGCACCAGCAGCACCGAAACCAGTAGTCTCGCTGATCATGGCGTTTCTGCCATTACCGCAGGCGTGGTTGACGGCGCCAGCACCGGCAGAAGGCACCGCACCTTCCATAGCCACAGTACCCACGAACGGCAGCTCACCAGCCGCGGACAGAACACCCTCATACATGTTGTCGGACACTACGGAGATACCGACGGGAGCGATGGCGGAGGCGCTGGAGACAGGCAGAGCGCCGCCACTGGTGGGGCTGAACTCCATGGCGGGGGCGTAGATTGCATCGTAAGCCAGGCCTCTGCCTGCAAGGCCAGCGTTCAGTCCGTTGTAAGCCAGACTTGTGCCTGCCAAGCCAGCACCAGGGTAGGCGAGTCCATCGTAAGCCCAAGCAGGAGCGGCCAGGCCGCAAGGGGCAGCAAGTGCAGAGGCGTCAGCGACTGCAGCGCGGCTGGTACACTGACCCACCGCCGACTGGAAATTATAAAGAGAAATATGTTAGCTTCAGCAAATATAGGAAAGTCAAAAGTAAACTAAATCCAAGTAAAATGTCTTACCTTGAGCAGGAGCGCCTGGGCGCAGAGGATAAGGATAGCCTTGACAGACATGATAGTTTGCTTCGAGTGCTGACACTAGTATGATATTCAGTGTTGCTGCTGTTGGTTTTATACTCCATTTTCTTatctttaaatttttaataacattaagtAGTATTTAGGTAAGTGTAACTTATAATTAGCTTGCGCAAGAACGATAAGCctactacataatatttactaaCAAAAGAACTTCCCAATGTTTTTTTCAGTCAcgttttttaaatttcgaaaCATAGGCCTATGAAGTGTTGCTATTGATAAGGCATTGGGTATAAATTGTGTCAACATTTTCAGGTCATCATTCAGTCTTCAGCTCATCGTTGAacacaaacatcaaaaatgtcTCCCTTCGCTGTCGTGTTCCTCTGCATCCAAGCTTGCTTGGTACAGGTGAGAAATAgtgttacataattttaaattttttgattttgctCCTCTTAAATGAGAAGGGGTTTTTAATTTCCTCAAGTTTGAGTACCTACACATGCTCACATTATTTCATTGTTCCAGTCTGTGTTCAGCCAGTGCACCAGCCGCGCGGCGGTTGCTGACGCCACGTACGCTGGTCCCTATGGTCTGACCGCTCCTGCCCTGGCTCCTTACGGATTAGCCGCTCCTTGTGGTCTGGCCTCTGGTTTGACTTCTCCTTTCGGCTTGGCTGGTGCTGGTCTGGCTGGCTCCTACGGATTGGCTTCTGGTTTGGGTTATAACGGACTCGCCTACCCTGGCGCTGCCGGTTACGGCTCTGGAGTCGCCGCGTACGGCGGCGCCGGTGAAGGCAACGTGGCGGTCGCTGGTGAGCTGCCAGTCGCCGGTAACACCGCTCTGTATGGACAGGTGCCCATCATGGGTGCTGTGAGATTCGGTGGTGATGTGGCTGCTGCTGGTGCCGTGTCTATCGCTGGTCAATGCGCTTGCGGCTGCGGTGCTCCTCTCGCTACCCCCGTGTACTGCTGAAAAGCTATTTCTGTAATGCGACAAATAAACGATTATGATTTGAGCAATTTATCCTTTTTTATTCTTTGACTTAATATTTAACCCATCGGAGCTCTGAAACTATTGCACATAACATATGAAAaacatgtaattttattaatgtcTTAGAAACTATGCCAACTTCATTGGATAGTGAGTGGGCAGCTGCATCAATTACTTTAACTATTCAGCTGTGCAAACACAGTCTAAACCGTAAAATAAACGTCCTGTCTTtcgaattattttgatttatgatAACGTATGGACAATATTTCACTCAGCATAAGAGGAAGATAAGAAAGTTTATGACTAATGGATTCGAGGCATACccagcacaaaaaaaaataaacaagccaaataataaaaaaaaagtcaaaatatGAGACAAACCTTTGTAAAACAGCCCTCGCTGAGCAGAAATGCATCACCCCATGCAAAGCAGGGGCGCGGCacacataagagaagtatataagatgagtacataagaggaatacataagagagttcataagaggagtatataagatgagtacataagagagtacataagaggagtatataagagagtacataagagagttcgtaagagagttcataagagaagtatataagatgaGTATATGAgacgagtacataagatgagtacataagaggagtacataagagagttcataagattagtacataagaggagtatataagatgagtacataagagagtccataagaggagtatataagagagttcataagaggagtatataagatgagtacataaaaggagtatataagatgagtacataagaggagtatgtaagaggagtacataagaggagtatactcctcttatgtactcctcctcCTACCTACTCCTGTATacatacaccgtgactttttagtcgtcttacaaaggtggtccactcaatctatccgacataaaataccactagacacgattattaattttatagccttacttaattaagataataggtggtagaaaaaaaatgtttacgtatcaaactgtaccttcccaacgcgccgcgctccattgatacaagattcgggcagcgctcacaacaggatgttataataatgaattaatttttatttttaaattattcaaatctcataaatattttttttttatatatgaacgtttactagttattggatacatgaagtgggctgccgttgtaagacgactaaaaagtcacggtgtataagaggagtacataagaggagtatataaaattagtacataagaggagtacataagagtatataagaagagtacataagaggagtatataagaggagtatacaaggtgttgatttgcatttgtgccatatttcaggaggaggatataaaatacgtaaataatcgattggaattacagtagacgggaaatagctaatatgcactgttttttttgtcattgtaatgtcgtggtatttcagaaataatccaattttatgaatgatcgttgcgtatgctttgtgtttgcgtgtgtgagggcgcagcacggtctTAAGGccacacacgcgccaagtttaaatacggctagatgacgttgacggaattccgattttttttttttcaattacgtaccaatttttttgtagatttgggtcgagaatcattagcataattacgtccttgaatatggcacagatgcaaatcaacagcttgtataacagAAGAACATAAGAAGGTTcataagaggattacataaAAGAGTTCATTAAAAGACAAAAGGTTAATTACATCGCTTTATTTCATCGACAGAATCAGAACGTTAGTTTTGTGTTCCAAATAAGTTCTTAGTTGCGGCAGCCACAGCCTCTGCCAGCAATACCACTGCGGAGACCGAGACCTGAACCAATTCCAGCTCCATAGGCAGCAGCTCCAAAACCAGCAGCAGGGCTGATGGCTCCCAAGCCAGCACCATAAGCACCAGCAGCACCGAAACCAGTAGTCTCGCTGATCATGGCGTTTCTGCCATTACCGCAGGCGTGGTTGACGGCGCCAGCACCGGCAGAAGGCACCACACCTTCCATAGCCACAGTACCCACGAACGGCAGCTCACCAGCCGCGGACAGAACACCCTCATACACGTTGTCGGATACTACGGAGATACCGACGGGAGCGATGGCGGAGGCGCTGGAGACAGGCAGAGCGCCGCCACTGGTGGGGCTGAACTCCATGGCGGGGGCGTAGATTGCATCGTAAGCCAGGCCTCTGCCTGCAAGGCCAGCGTTTAGTCCGTTGTAAGCCAGACCTGTGCCTGCCAAGCCAGCACCAGGGTAGGCGAGTCCATCGTAAGCCCAAGCAGGAGCGGCCAGGCTGCAAGGGGCAGCAAGTGCAGAAGCGTCAGCGACTGCAGCGCGGCTGGTGCACTGACCCACCGCTGActggaaattaaataaaataatgtgttaGCTTCAGCAAATGTAGGAAAgtcaaaagtaaacaaaatgaaAGTAAAATGTGTTACCTTGAGCAGGAGCGCCTGGGCGCAGAGGATAAGGATAGCCTTGAGAGACATGATAGTTTGCTTCGAGTGCTGACACAAGAATGTTGTTGAAATGCCGTTAAGGGTGGTTTTATACTCCATTTTCTTATCAATttccaagaaaaatattaaggtaAGTATTGTATTGTATGTCAAAAACTTGTGCAATCATCAGCCTATTATTTACTCACAAAGCAACGTGTGTGTGTATTTTCAGTCacgttttttaaatttcaaaatataagCCTATCAAGTGCTGTCATTCTTTGGGCGTTGAGTATAAAATGTGCCAACATTTTCAGTACATCATTCAGTCTTCAGCTTCCGTTGAACACACTTGAAACATGTCTTCCTTCACCGTTCTGTTGCTCTGCATCCAAGCTTGCTTGGTCCAGGTGAGTgaaattaattgttttcttGAATTGTCAACTATTCTTTTGATTTGACTGTTCTAACTGATCCTGTAGCtccgtttttttatttcaatggaTTTTCCTTTCCGTACAGAATATATTCAGCCAGTGTATTGGTGCATACGCACCTGCCACCATCATTGCCCCCGCCGCTCTCTCCACCGCCGCTCCTTGCGGCTACGGTCTTGGCTCCGGCCTTGGCTACGGCACTGGACTAGCTGGGCTCGCGTACCCTGGCGCTGGCTTGGCTGGTGCTGGTCTGGCTGGCCCCTTCGGATTGACTTCTGGCGCTGCCGGTTACGGCTCTGGAGTCGCCGCGTACGGCGGCGACGGTGAGGGCAACGTGGCGGTCGCTGGTGAGCTGCCAGTCGCCGGTACCACCGCTCTGTATGGACAGGTGCCCATCATGGGTGCTGTGAGCTTCAGCGGTCCTGTGGCTGCTGCTGGTTCCGTGTCCATCTCCGGACAGTGCGCGTGCGGCTGCGGTGCTCCTCTCACTACTCCTGTGTACTGCTGAAGAAAATTTCTGTAATGTAGACAATAAACGATTATGATTTGAGCAAATTTTTCCGTTTTAttcacttgtgagatgacgttaGACAGTTGAGTATTAAAGAGGAAGTCATAAATTAATTGGGAAAAGagtaggaggatgatgatattatttGATTCTTGATCCAACTGTACATACGTTTCAGCTTCacataaaaaaagttaagaCCTGATTGGCGAGGAGGTTTGTGTCTGTTTTTTCGCCCATATCTTGGTGTTCAGTCGCCAGCAGGTCAATCCACCCAAATCTGTCTTTGACTAATCgaaccatagatataatattactaaacaagattgcgcacgctcaaaatatatatttacgaaaatgaactctattctaacgcaataaggtaccaaattggttgcataatacacagaggcaaatccgagccgagagggatagttcgaacggaggctgtttgtctctttctaacaccttgccagcataaaaaaatgttgtgatcaaaagttttgtcttcccaaaaacaattgaatcacttatatttttatcttattttaacaattgtaagtcaacaaattaataaaaatcgcattaatttattcgtatttattattaaaacataaacaacataaatttttattttgcttttttttattttctagcggtaaccctgaacattcttggcgcgtaatcagcatttaaaatgttgtttatattttttttgtattaaatcaatttaaactattaaaatggtgaaaaagtgttgcgtttctacttgcaaaagtgaatcctatggtggttgcaatatatcgttccacaggttagctaataataacattttcgtaaaccaaacaattagggtgcccatgaattcttgtaacgagtcaaaatatgggtgatggattttaaaactgttgtactattgttatagcttcccaaaaaatgaagaaaggcgacataaatggctcagcagtctatatatgaagtagaaatataaaaaaacagtcttcacttcgaatattcctgcttttatactgctaatttccgctaattattaaaagcctttattagtatcttaaggtcacaaactgcgtaagttaaaacttcaatactaatctgtgtttaataatcttagcaaattcggatttgtctcacatagcctaatctcatagtcaccctattagaaagggacagacagcctccgtactaactgtttcactcggctcgttttttgggtttatatgcgcagtcctgtttactaatattatgtctatgaatCGAACATACTCTTCcactattgttttacttttagttttaaaaagagtaaccatggagtttctaaCCCGTTTTTTCcgtaggaagctacttttggaatcgGCAACtaaaatcaaacttagttatatttttgacgtttaaaAGTGGTTGTAAAatcctaaatgaaataaatggttTGAGTTTAActttgtgataaggttgaaaatctattcaAGAAATTCGACAGATTGAGATATGACGATGGGCAAACGTCTGTGCCTGTGTAGGTATTTCTAGTTATTATTAGTAGGTTTATGTATTAGAAGATTTCATTGGATTTGTTTCGATCATTCAAGTGTCTTAGAGATTTGTTGAAAAACAACAATGTTGCCACTAACACGCCTTAggcaaaagttattttttatcattttctaaAGTTGAATATGAAATCAGAAGGCTCTCCTTGCgatctttattatttaaacaactTATTTGTAAGCGAGGTAAGTGTGAATCTACCGTCGTGGGCTCTGTCGGCATACccatatcatttttttttaattatagccTTTATTTacatctgagggcacggcagtgccccagccaagactcgagcaaagcgggcacggccgtaccatcttttctcgaagcgtttcgcggctatttcagtcccctgtatcttccatgtgaacaaagctaggagtttaggttttcgatgaccaagagtaagtattagaacaagctcagtctcaaaattacaagacatttgagtaaatagtttaccagttatgagcgatcaaagttacaccattttgtcactgactcactgaccgatcatcaaaagtctaaggtacttctagcaaacttagaaccttcaaatttggcaccaaggtaggttattagctacatataaagggaaaaaagtgaacgaaactattgatatagtcacaaaatattgatttattattacaaataaagtagaacaggacttggcttctatgcgatctcaaaactttttacggtggaggaattgcgtagaggattggcttttttttacatttaatgtttttggtgggatagatatttacatattacaatacatacaagaaactatcctagtaaaacaaaa encodes:
- the LOC124643508 gene encoding chorion class A protein Ld2/Ld41-like; the protein is MSSFTVLLLCIQACLVQNIFSQCIGAYAPATIIAPAALSTAAPCGYGLGSGLGYGTGLAGLAYPGAGLAGAGLAGPFGLTSGAAGYGSGVAAYGGDGEGNVAVAGELPVAGTTALYGQVPIMGAVSFSGPVAAAGSVSISGQCACGCGAPLTTPVYC
- the LOC124643509 gene encoding fibroin heavy chain-like, with translation MEYKTTLNGISTTFLCQHSKQTIMSLKAILILCAQALLLKSAVGQCTSRAAVADASALAAPCSLAAPAWAYDGLAYPGAGLAGTGLAYNGLNAGLAGRGLAYDAIYAPAMEFSPTSGGALPVSSASAIAPVGISVVSDNVYEGVLSAAGELPFVGTVAMEGVVPSAGAGAVNHACGNGRNAMISETTGFGAAGAYGAGLGAISPAAGFGAAAYAYDGLAYPGAGLAGTSLAYNGLNAGLAGRGLAYDAIYAPAMEFSPTSGGALPVSSASAIAPVGISVVSDNMYEGVLSAAGELPFVGTVAMEGAVPSAGAGAVNHACGNGRNAMISETTGFGAAGAYGAGLGAISPAAGFGAAAYGAGIGSGLGLRSGIAGRGCGCWN
- the LOC124643506 gene encoding chorion class A protein Ld12-like, whose product is MSPFAVVFLCIQACLVQSVFSQCTSRAAVADATYAGPYGLTAPALAPYGLAAPCGLASGLTSPFGLAGAGLAGSYGLASGLGYNGLAYPGAAGYGSGVAAYGGAGEGNVAVAGELPVAGNTALYGQVPIMGAVRFGGDVAAAGAVSIAGQCACGCGAPLATPVYC